The Agromyces marinus genome window below encodes:
- a CDS encoding PP2C family protein-serine/threonine phosphatase: protein MANVKASAAVSHVGRVRSNNQDSGYAGRRLFLVADGMGGHAGGDVASAIATRRIAEADAAYDSAVDAASALESALLAANRRLEETVAEHSELTGMGTTTSAMIVQQDRVVIAHIGDSRVYLLRGGELSQVSTDHTFVQRLVDAGRITAEEAMVHPRRSVLMRVLGDVEASPEIDTLVIDTHPGDRWMLCSDGLSGVVPFDEIHDMLASDAGAKQVADRLVKASLDGGAPDNVTVVLVDIGDPPAPETPPLIVGSAAAPLAFGTPEPSRRGGIFLAPFRPHPVQETHFEPDSAEFFDELIEEDERRRRRRKIVWGVWITLFVAAIVTAFALAYQWTQTRYYVGEYNGRVAIYQGIQQNLGPISLHELHSETSVDIADLKTYDQERVEQTITAGTLDEAFRIVNRLEESVD from the coding sequence ATGGCGAACGTCAAGGCGAGCGCAGCGGTCTCGCACGTCGGCCGGGTCCGGTCGAACAACCAGGACTCCGGGTACGCGGGGCGGCGGCTGTTCCTCGTCGCCGACGGCATGGGCGGCCACGCCGGCGGAGACGTGGCGAGTGCGATCGCGACCCGCCGCATCGCCGAGGCCGACGCGGCCTACGACTCGGCGGTCGACGCGGCATCCGCTCTGGAGTCGGCGCTGCTCGCCGCCAACCGACGGCTCGAGGAGACGGTCGCCGAGCACTCCGAGCTCACCGGCATGGGCACGACGACCAGCGCGATGATCGTCCAGCAGGACCGCGTCGTGATCGCGCACATCGGCGACTCGCGCGTGTACCTGCTCCGCGGCGGCGAGCTCAGCCAGGTCTCGACCGACCACACGTTCGTCCAGCGACTCGTCGACGCCGGCCGCATCACGGCCGAGGAGGCGATGGTCCACCCCCGGCGATCCGTCCTCATGCGCGTGCTCGGCGACGTCGAGGCCTCCCCCGAGATCGACACGCTGGTCATCGACACGCACCCCGGCGACCGGTGGATGCTGTGCTCGGACGGACTCTCCGGCGTCGTCCCGTTCGACGAGATCCACGACATGCTGGCCTCCGACGCGGGCGCGAAGCAGGTCGCGGACCGGCTCGTGAAGGCCTCACTCGACGGCGGGGCGCCGGACAACGTCACGGTCGTCCTGGTCGACATCGGCGACCCGCCCGCCCCGGAGACGCCGCCGCTCATCGTCGGCTCCGCCGCCGCCCCGCTCGCCTTCGGCACACCCGAGCCCTCGCGTCGCGGGGGGATCTTCCTCGCACCGTTCCGCCCGCACCCCGTGCAGGAGACCCACTTCGAACCGGACTCGGCCGAGTTCTTCGACGAACTCATCGAAGAGGACGAGCGCCGCCGTCGCCGCCGCAAGATCGTCTGGGGCGTCTGGATCACGCTGTTCGTCGCGGCCATCGTGACCGCGTTCGCGCTGGCCTACCAGTGGACCCAGACGCGGTACTACGTCGGCGAGTACAACGGTCGGGTGGCGATCTACCAGGGCATCCAGCAGAACCTCGGCCCCATCTCGCTGCACGAGCTCCACTCCGAGACATCCGTCGACATCGCCGACCTCAAGACCTACGACCAGGAGCGCGTCGAGCAGACCATCACCGCCGGCACCCTCGACGAGGCGTTCCGGATCGTGAACCGATTGGAGGAGTCCGTTGACTGA
- a CDS encoding FHA domain-containing protein FhaB/FipA, with amino-acid sequence MSELTLLVLQLGFLVLMWVFVFSIVYALRSDLFGQRVRKLQAEPAGASAGGAAGAGAPTPAASPAPGSGSGEDATAENASRLVITSGAKAGAEFPLGRDEITIGRSADSAIIIRDDYTSTHHARLMLWNGTWMIQDLDSTNGTFLNGSRVTVPTSIPLGATVKVGATTFELRR; translated from the coding sequence ATGAGTGAACTGACGCTGCTCGTCCTGCAGCTGGGCTTCCTCGTGCTCATGTGGGTGTTCGTGTTCTCGATCGTCTACGCCCTGCGCAGCGACCTCTTCGGCCAGCGCGTGCGCAAGCTCCAGGCCGAGCCGGCCGGCGCGTCGGCCGGCGGGGCCGCGGGCGCGGGTGCGCCGACCCCGGCCGCGTCACCCGCACCGGGCTCGGGGAGCGGCGAGGATGCCACGGCCGAGAACGCCTCGCGCCTGGTCATCACGTCGGGCGCGAAGGCCGGCGCTGAGTTCCCGCTCGGGCGCGACGAGATCACGATCGGCCGGTCGGCCGATTCGGCGATCATCATCCGGGACGACTACACCTCGACCCACCACGCCCGCCTCATGCTCTGGAACGGCACCTGGATGATCCAGGACCTCGACTCCACCAACGGCACGTTCCTCAACGGCTCCCGAGTCACCGTGCCCACCTCCATCCCGCTCGGAGCCACCGTCAAGGTCGGAGCGACGACGTTCGAGCTGCGGCGGTAG
- a CDS encoding FhaA domain-containing protein, giving the protein MGLLDNFEKGLERVVNGAFAKTFRSGLQPVEITAALKREIDTKAAVVSRDRVLVPNRFTVRMSAADHQRMTALGPALIDELVDLVQKHAASQHFQFAGGIQIDLHADPALSEGLVQIDSHNVKGRVAWTPVLDVAGRRHPILKGRTVIGRGSEADLTLDDSGASRRHAEVQWDGQRARVRDLGSTNGTELDGSPVKDSVLEPDSVITIGRSRIVFRVLAQADPTDTAVNRRAGSPRDGYPGAGR; this is encoded by the coding sequence GTGGGCCTACTGGACAACTTCGAGAAGGGTCTCGAGCGCGTCGTGAACGGCGCGTTCGCGAAGACCTTCCGCTCGGGGCTGCAGCCGGTCGAGATCACGGCCGCGCTCAAGCGCGAGATCGACACGAAGGCCGCGGTCGTCTCGCGCGACCGCGTGCTGGTGCCGAACCGGTTCACGGTGCGGATGTCGGCTGCCGACCACCAGCGGATGACCGCGCTCGGCCCGGCCCTCATCGACGAACTCGTCGATCTGGTGCAGAAGCACGCGGCGAGCCAGCACTTCCAGTTCGCGGGCGGCATCCAGATCGACCTGCACGCCGACCCCGCGTTGTCGGAGGGCCTCGTCCAGATCGACTCCCACAACGTCAAGGGCCGCGTCGCCTGGACGCCGGTACTCGACGTCGCCGGCCGGCGGCATCCCATCCTGAAGGGCCGCACGGTCATCGGCCGCGGCAGCGAGGCCGACCTGACCCTCGACGACTCCGGTGCGTCCCGCCGGCACGCCGAGGTCCAGTGGGACGGCCAGCGCGCCCGCGTCCGCGACCTCGGGTCGACCAACGGCACCGAACTCGACGGGTCGCCGGTCAAGGACTCCGTCCTCGAGCCCGACTCGGTGATCACCATCGGCCGCTCGCGTATCGTGTTCCGGGTGCTCGCCCAAGCCGACCCGACCGACACCGCCGTCAATCGCCGCGCCGGTTCGCCGCGCGACGGGTACCCGGGGGCCGGGCGATGA
- a CDS encoding glycoside hydrolase family 65 protein, whose amino-acid sequence MRFADTDPLNRTRFPLDEWALVETEFGVDDMGRTETLFAVGNGYLGLRGNVEEGRDGHMHGTFVNGFHETWPIRHAEEAFGFARVGQTIINAPDAKIIRLYVDDEPLVITEAEIMGYERRLDFRLGVLSRRTEWRTPSGKRVLITSRRMASFTDRHLGVIDYEVELLDADAAVTISSQILNRQDGRDEYRGGVTEAPTAFDPRKAEAFTERVLQPRVQRRTDDGRYVLGYHTTNSGMALAVGAQHQVVTDNEMAESGSIDDDLAKHTYKVRARRGVPIRITKLISYHTARKVPARELVDRCNRTLDRGAEVGVGELFAQQRSWLEDFWARSDVEVEGQPELQQAIRWNLFQLVQATARTDGGGVAAKGVSGSGYGGHYFWDSEIYVMPFLTYTAPNVARNVLRFRQRMLEPARARALELNQRGALFPWRTINGQESSAYYAAGTAQYHIDADVAYALCQYVGATGDEDFLARGAIDVLVETARMWEDLGFWRTNTDDVFHIHGVTGPDEYTTVVNDNLYTNVMARANLAAAAAAVDGLQVHEPDAHKRLVERLGVTPAEVAGWRRAAAHMHIPFDDKLGVHPQDAAFLEKELWDLEHTPDHRMPLLLHYHPLVIYRFQVLKQADVVLALYLQGHRFSTEEKLADFEYYDPLTTGDSTLSAVVQSIIASEVGYHELALRYFRSALFVDLADLHHNAADGVHVASTGGVWAGLVSGFGGFRDHEGRFTFDPRLPDGWRRLTFRLTIRGVRVRVDLTEDAIRFEIESGEADAALTLNVRGTEALVSRGAPVSVPLDGHGARRVGAPTMQDVRGSRRADGTLLTASIPTLSLDIDDEDAPPTFD is encoded by the coding sequence ATGAGGTTCGCCGACACCGACCCGCTGAACCGCACCCGGTTCCCGCTCGACGAGTGGGCGCTCGTCGAGACCGAGTTCGGCGTCGACGACATGGGCCGCACCGAGACGCTGTTCGCGGTCGGCAACGGCTACCTCGGCCTCCGCGGCAACGTCGAGGAGGGCCGTGACGGCCACATGCACGGCACGTTCGTCAACGGCTTCCACGAGACCTGGCCCATCCGGCACGCCGAGGAGGCGTTCGGGTTCGCCCGCGTCGGCCAGACGATCATCAACGCACCGGATGCCAAGATCATCCGCCTCTACGTCGACGACGAGCCGCTCGTCATCACCGAGGCCGAGATCATGGGGTACGAGCGTCGCCTCGACTTCCGGCTCGGGGTGCTGAGCCGCCGCACCGAGTGGCGCACCCCGTCGGGCAAGCGCGTGCTCATCACGAGTCGCCGGATGGCGAGCTTCACCGACCGGCACCTGGGCGTCATCGACTACGAGGTCGAACTGCTCGATGCGGATGCCGCGGTGACCATCTCGAGCCAGATCCTCAACCGCCAGGACGGCCGCGACGAGTACCGCGGCGGGGTCACCGAGGCGCCGACCGCGTTCGATCCGCGCAAGGCCGAGGCGTTCACCGAACGCGTGCTGCAGCCTCGCGTGCAGCGGCGCACCGACGACGGCCGCTACGTGCTCGGCTACCACACGACCAACTCGGGCATGGCGCTCGCGGTCGGCGCGCAGCACCAGGTCGTGACCGACAACGAGATGGCCGAGTCCGGATCGATCGACGACGACCTGGCCAAGCACACGTACAAGGTCCGTGCCCGGCGGGGCGTGCCGATCCGCATCACGAAGCTCATCAGCTACCACACGGCCCGGAAGGTCCCGGCGCGCGAACTGGTCGATCGCTGCAACCGCACGCTCGACCGCGGCGCCGAGGTCGGCGTCGGCGAGCTGTTCGCCCAGCAGCGCTCCTGGCTGGAGGACTTCTGGGCCCGGTCGGATGTCGAGGTCGAGGGCCAGCCGGAACTGCAGCAGGCGATCAGGTGGAACCTGTTCCAGCTCGTGCAGGCGACCGCACGCACCGACGGCGGCGGCGTCGCCGCGAAGGGCGTCTCGGGCTCCGGGTACGGCGGGCACTACTTCTGGGATTCCGAGATCTACGTCATGCCGTTCCTCACCTACACGGCCCCGAACGTCGCGAGGAACGTCCTGCGCTTCCGGCAGCGGATGCTGGAGCCCGCCCGCGCGCGCGCGCTCGAGTTGAACCAGCGCGGGGCGCTGTTCCCGTGGCGGACCATCAACGGCCAGGAGTCGAGCGCGTACTACGCCGCCGGGACGGCGCAGTACCACATCGATGCCGACGTCGCCTATGCGCTCTGCCAGTACGTCGGCGCCACCGGAGACGAGGACTTCCTCGCCCGGGGCGCGATCGACGTCCTCGTCGAGACCGCCCGCATGTGGGAGGACCTCGGCTTCTGGCGCACGAACACCGACGACGTCTTCCACATCCATGGGGTGACCGGCCCCGACGAGTACACGACCGTCGTCAACGACAACCTCTATACGAACGTCATGGCGCGTGCGAACCTCGCGGCCGCGGCAGCCGCCGTCGACGGGCTCCAGGTGCACGAGCCGGATGCGCACAAGCGCCTCGTCGAACGCCTCGGGGTCACGCCAGCCGAGGTCGCCGGGTGGCGCCGCGCGGCGGCGCACATGCACATCCCGTTCGACGACAAGCTCGGCGTGCACCCGCAGGATGCCGCGTTCCTCGAGAAGGAGCTGTGGGACCTCGAGCACACCCCCGACCACCGGATGCCGCTGCTCCTGCACTACCACCCGCTCGTGATCTACCGCTTCCAGGTGCTGAAGCAGGCGGATGTGGTGCTCGCGCTGTACCTGCAGGGCCACCGGTTCTCCACCGAGGAGAAGCTCGCCGACTTCGAGTACTACGACCCGCTCACGACGGGCGACTCGACGCTGTCGGCCGTCGTGCAGTCGATCATCGCCTCCGAGGTCGGCTACCACGAGCTCGCCCTGCGCTACTTCCGCTCGGCCCTGTTCGTCGACCTCGCCGACCTGCACCACAACGCCGCCGACGGCGTGCACGTCGCCTCGACGGGCGGGGTCTGGGCCGGACTCGTGTCCGGTTTCGGCGGCTTCCGCGATCACGAGGGCCGCTTCACGTTCGACCCGCGGCTTCCCGACGGGTGGCGGCGGCTGACGTTCCGGCTCACGATCCGCGGGGTGCGGGTCCGCGTCGACCTGACCGAGGACGCGATCCGGTTCGAGATCGAATCGGGCGAAGCGGATGCCGCGCTGACGCTGAACGTCCGCGGGACCGAGGCGCTCGTCTCGAGGGGCGCGCCGGTCAGCGTGCCGCTGGACGGCCACGGAGCCCGGCGGGTCGGGGCGCCGACGATGCAGGACGTGCGCGGCTCGCGCCGCGCCGACGGCACGCTCCTGACCGCGTCGATCCCGACGCTGTCGCTCGACATCGACGACGAGGACGCGCCGCCGACGTTCGACTGA
- a CDS encoding HAD family hydrolase encodes MHAWARLFTPFLAARGAAPYGDADYFAHIDGKPRYDGVRSLLASRGIRLPEGDVADPPSAETVHGLGNRKNAAFNETLAEEGVQPYPASVALLDAIERAGGLVAVVSSSKNAPGVLGAAGLADRFEVVVDGIVAAREGLPGKPAPDTFVRAAELLGVPTEACAVIEDAESGVAAGAAGPFGLVIGVDRGVGREVLARLGADVVVDELDELVPAVAGRPGPQEGSA; translated from the coding sequence ATGCACGCGTGGGCGCGCCTGTTCACGCCCTTCCTCGCGGCGCGCGGGGCCGCACCGTACGGTGACGCCGACTACTTCGCCCACATCGACGGCAAGCCGCGGTACGACGGCGTCCGGTCGTTGCTCGCGAGCCGCGGCATCCGCCTGCCCGAGGGCGACGTCGCAGACCCGCCGTCCGCCGAGACCGTGCACGGGCTCGGCAACCGCAAGAACGCGGCGTTCAACGAGACCCTGGCCGAGGAGGGCGTGCAGCCGTACCCGGCGAGCGTCGCGCTGCTCGACGCGATCGAACGCGCCGGCGGCCTGGTCGCGGTCGTGTCGAGTTCGAAGAACGCGCCCGGAGTGCTCGGGGCCGCCGGGCTCGCCGACCGGTTCGAGGTCGTCGTCGACGGGATCGTCGCAGCGCGCGAGGGCCTGCCGGGCAAGCCGGCGCCCGACACGTTCGTCCGCGCCGCGGAACTGCTCGGCGTGCCGACCGAGGCGTGCGCGGTGATCGAGGACGCCGAGTCCGGTGTCGCCGCCGGCGCCGCCGGCCCGTTCGGGCTCGTGATCGGCGTCGACCGCGGGGTGGGGCGCGAGGTCCTCGCCCGACTCGGAGCGGATGTCGTGGTGGACGAGCTCGACGAACTGGTCCCCGCGGTCGCGGGCCGGCCCGGTCCGCAGGAGGGCAGCGCATGA
- a CDS encoding helix-turn-helix domain-containing protein, which yields MTATSLAERAFITRETLRAIEQGTGSPRLDSVMSVLIVLGIADTVVAAADPYTSEAGRVRIDAILESGGEV from the coding sequence ATGACGGCGACGAGCCTGGCCGAGCGCGCGTTCATCACCCGGGAGACCCTCCGCGCGATCGAGCAGGGCACTGGTTCACCCCGACTGGATTCGGTCATGTCGGTGCTGATCGTCCTCGGTATCGCCGACACCGTCGTGGCCGCTGCCGACCCGTACACCAGCGAGGCCGGCCGGGTCCGCATCGACGCGATCCTGGAATCCGGTGGTGAGGTGTGA
- a CDS encoding type II toxin-antitoxin system HipA family toxin encodes MSEIEVHVDGLDAEPVLAGRLRPSYTGARTLAGSSFQYDTGYLAHGRAYAISPELPLVTGRVFTGEDRAMFGAFTDAAPDEWGQKIIQANHARKLQRDPSLPRKLGAFDFLLGVSDHTRMGALRFRPADEPSGWLAEDSGVANMRDLSRVLDVARRYETNEASDDDIAYLSDIATSPGGARPKANVIDRDGHLAIAKLPHSKDGPFDVEAWEALALRTATRSGLNAAQAELVPASAHRSILVSRRFDREADGRRIGYISAATALGVAEHGGRTETYEDLAETISELSSDPAADLRELFGRITLNVLVNNVDDHWRNHGFLRTEDGWRLAPAFDVNPSRIRGVISSTPISAADDPRQRDLRNLMATAGAYGLREADAAAILRAVGDHVAEWRHTAADLGIPDSQVAELASAFDADQLEYAMGASD; translated from the coding sequence GTGAGCGAGATCGAAGTCCACGTCGACGGCCTCGACGCCGAGCCTGTTCTCGCGGGCAGGCTGCGCCCGTCCTACACCGGCGCTCGGACGCTCGCAGGTTCGTCGTTCCAATACGACACCGGCTACCTCGCTCATGGGCGCGCATACGCGATCAGCCCGGAGCTCCCTCTCGTGACGGGGCGAGTGTTCACGGGGGAGGACCGCGCGATGTTCGGCGCCTTCACCGATGCCGCACCGGATGAGTGGGGCCAGAAGATCATTCAGGCCAACCATGCCCGCAAGCTTCAGCGTGACCCGTCGCTTCCCCGCAAGCTCGGCGCGTTCGACTTCCTGCTCGGCGTCTCGGACCACACCAGGATGGGCGCGCTCCGGTTCCGACCAGCCGATGAGCCGAGCGGGTGGCTCGCGGAGGACTCCGGCGTGGCGAACATGCGCGATCTGAGCCGCGTGTTGGACGTCGCGCGCCGATATGAAACGAACGAAGCCAGCGACGACGACATCGCCTATCTCTCCGACATCGCCACGAGCCCGGGCGGCGCACGCCCGAAGGCGAACGTGATCGATCGAGACGGGCACTTGGCCATCGCGAAGCTGCCGCACTCCAAGGACGGGCCGTTCGATGTCGAGGCGTGGGAGGCGCTCGCACTGAGGACGGCGACGAGGTCCGGGCTGAACGCCGCCCAGGCCGAGCTCGTACCCGCGAGCGCGCACCGGTCGATCCTGGTCTCCCGCCGTTTCGACCGCGAGGCCGACGGGCGTCGGATCGGGTACATCTCGGCAGCGACCGCGCTCGGGGTCGCCGAGCACGGCGGGCGCACGGAGACCTACGAGGACCTCGCCGAGACGATCTCCGAACTCAGCTCCGATCCGGCCGCCGACCTGCGCGAACTGTTCGGCCGGATCACGCTCAACGTGCTCGTGAACAACGTCGATGACCACTGGCGGAACCACGGGTTCCTGCGCACCGAGGACGGATGGCGCCTCGCGCCGGCGTTCGACGTGAACCCGTCGCGGATCCGCGGGGTGATCAGCTCCACGCCGATCAGCGCCGCCGACGACCCCAGGCAGCGCGACCTGCGCAACCTCATGGCCACCGCCGGCGCGTACGGATTGCGCGAGGCAGACGCTGCCGCGATCCTTCGAGCCGTAGGGGACCACGTCGCCGAGTGGAGGCACACGGCCGCGGACCTGGGCATCCCGGATTCCCAGGTCGCCGAACTGGCGAGCGCGTTCGATGCTGACCAGCTCGAGTACGCGATGGGCGCCTCGGACTGA
- a CDS encoding YaeQ family protein — MALGATIHTFDVELADVDRGVYESPTLRMARHPSETDAFMVTRLLAYCLEYEEGIVFSEGVAATDEPAVLVRDLTGRTTAWIEVGAPDAERLHFGAKLADRAAVYTHRDPAKVAAAWAGKRIHHAEDIPLFSFDASFIDDVASALERRNTMTLSITERHMYLELNGSSFSTGIHEQRAG, encoded by the coding sequence ATGGCCCTCGGTGCGACGATCCACACGTTCGATGTCGAACTCGCGGACGTCGACCGCGGCGTCTACGAGAGCCCGACCCTTCGCATGGCCAGGCACCCGTCGGAGACCGACGCGTTCATGGTCACCCGACTGCTCGCGTACTGCCTCGAGTACGAGGAGGGCATCGTCTTCAGCGAGGGCGTCGCCGCGACCGATGAGCCCGCGGTGCTCGTGCGCGACCTGACCGGGCGCACGACCGCGTGGATCGAGGTCGGAGCCCCGGATGCCGAGCGCCTCCACTTCGGCGCGAAGCTCGCCGATCGCGCCGCCGTCTACACCCACCGCGACCCCGCGAAGGTCGCTGCGGCGTGGGCGGGCAAGCGGATCCACCATGCCGAGGACATCCCGCTCTTCAGCTTCGACGCGAGCTTCATCGACGACGTCGCGTCGGCACTCGAACGCCGGAACACGATGACCCTCTCGATCACGGAGCGCCACATGTACCTCGAGCTCAACGGGTCGAGCTTCAGCACGGGCATCCACGAGCAACGGGCGGGGTAG
- a CDS encoding TetR/AcrR family transcriptional regulator: MSTKPVPRRRGVTETTAAIERSAIDLVTEHGYDQVTVDMICHAAGISQRTFFNHFKTKDAALIGSDEPVIDERAAREYIVSDGPLLAGAAGLVRIEPDRLPADASLLVRRIEAISQNPILLARQMERLTAIEDELRQILELRLRHDALRDGADEDELAELPEQAEIITHLLAGLMRYIGMSWARRAADGAAPALDAERLAGKLERVVRKLG, encoded by the coding sequence ATGTCGACCAAGCCCGTGCCCCGTCGCCGAGGCGTCACCGAGACGACCGCGGCGATCGAGCGCTCCGCGATCGATCTGGTCACGGAGCACGGGTACGACCAGGTCACGGTCGACATGATCTGCCACGCCGCCGGCATCAGCCAGCGCACCTTCTTCAACCATTTCAAGACGAAGGATGCCGCGCTCATCGGCAGCGACGAGCCCGTCATCGATGAGCGGGCCGCCCGGGAGTACATCGTCTCGGACGGCCCGCTCCTCGCGGGCGCGGCCGGGCTCGTCCGGATCGAACCGGACCGGCTGCCGGCCGACGCCTCGCTCCTCGTCCGCCGCATCGAGGCGATCTCGCAGAACCCCATCCTGCTCGCCCGGCAGATGGAGCGGCTCACCGCGATCGAGGACGAGCTCCGCCAGATCCTCGAGCTCCGGCTCCGCCACGACGCGCTCCGAGACGGAGCGGACGAGGACGAGCTCGCCGAACTCCCCGAGCAGGCCGAGATCATCACGCACCTGCTGGCCGGGCTCATGCGCTACATCGGGATGAGCTGGGCCAGACGCGCCGCCGACGGCGCCGCACCGGCCCTCGACGCCGAGCGGCTCGCCGGCAAGCTCGAACGCGTGGTCCGCAAGCTCGGGTGA
- a CDS encoding ABC transporter permease — MRTADVITSATRNAFRSKLRTTLTVLSLFVGAFTLTLTTALGTGVNDYVSKQVDSISTGDVLVVFPAASTDTTDGPNPYDPDQRQQSSTPNPLGSGVLLDDDDLDEIAAVDGVDRVDPVRPIAVDWVAPSGGSDDERFELEVNPTSSIGRSDLVAGDQLDQASDTAQIVLPEDYVDALGFADADAAIGETVELGYRDATQADLSIDVEIVGIARTSLLATGAGMNQAPTDAIADAQSIPGQPDVYIIAVAFLGGTGPGGEVTPDDVDAVKQQLADVELTGMTVEDQLGVIQTVINGIIGVLSAFSVIALLAASFGIVNTLLMSVQERTREIGLMKAMGMSNGKVFSLFSLEAVVIGFLGSAIGALAAIGLGTGIASALSAGPLADLPGLTILLFDPVNVIAVILVIMLVAFLSGVLPARRAARQDPIDSLRYE; from the coding sequence ATGAGAACAGCGGATGTCATCACCAGCGCCACTCGCAACGCGTTCCGCAGCAAGCTGCGGACCACGCTCACGGTGCTCAGCCTCTTCGTCGGCGCGTTCACGCTGACGCTGACCACGGCGCTCGGCACCGGAGTCAACGACTACGTCAGCAAGCAGGTCGACTCGATCAGCACGGGCGACGTGCTCGTGGTCTTCCCGGCCGCGTCGACCGACACGACCGACGGCCCGAACCCCTACGACCCCGACCAGCGCCAGCAGTCGTCGACGCCCAACCCGCTCGGGTCCGGAGTCCTGCTCGACGACGACGACCTCGACGAGATCGCAGCGGTCGACGGCGTCGACCGGGTCGACCCCGTCCGGCCCATCGCCGTCGACTGGGTCGCCCCGTCCGGCGGCAGCGACGACGAACGATTCGAACTCGAGGTCAACCCCACCTCCTCGATCGGCCGCAGCGACCTCGTCGCCGGAGACCAACTGGACCAGGCCTCAGACACCGCCCAGATCGTCCTGCCCGAGGACTACGTCGACGCCCTCGGCTTCGCCGACGCCGACGCCGCGATCGGCGAGACCGTCGAACTCGGGTACCGCGACGCGACGCAGGCCGACCTGAGCATCGACGTCGAGATCGTCGGCATCGCCAGGACGAGCCTGCTCGCCACCGGTGCCGGCATGAACCAGGCCCCGACGGACGCGATCGCCGACGCCCAGTCGATCCCCGGGCAGCCCGACGTCTACATCATCGCCGTCGCGTTCCTCGGCGGCACCGGCCCCGGCGGCGAGGTCACGCCCGACGACGTCGACGCCGTCAAGCAGCAGCTCGCCGACGTCGAGCTCACCGGCATGACCGTCGAAGACCAGCTCGGCGTCATCCAGACCGTGATCAACGGCATCATCGGCGTGCTCAGCGCGTTCTCGGTGATCGCACTGCTCGCGGCATCCTTCGGCATCGTCAACACCCTGCTCATGAGCGTGCAGGAACGCACGCGGGAGATCGGGCTCATGAAGGCCATGGGCATGTCGAACGGGAAGGTGTTCTCGCTCTTCAGCCTCGAGGCCGTCGTCATCGGCTTCCTCGGCTCCGCCATCGGCGCCCTCGCGGCGATCGGCCTCGGAACCGGGATCGCGTCCGCCCTGTCGGCCGGACCGCTGGCCGATCTGCCGGGGCTCACGATCCTGCTGTTCGACCCGGTCAACGTGATCGCCGTGATCCTCGTGATCATGCTCGTCGCGTTCCTGTCGGGCGTGCTCCCGGCCCGCCGGGCCGCGCGCCAGGACCCGATCGACTCGCTACGGTACGAGTAA
- a CDS encoding ABC transporter ATP-binding protein, which produces MLRADALTKAYGTGQSRFDALKGVSLDVRRGESLAIVGKSGSGKSTLMHLLALLDRPSTGTVEIDGTDAASAPEKQVNRIRNERFGFVFQQFFLTAQQTVLENVTLPLLVAGVPPRERTRRGMAVLESLGLADKAKNKANDLSGGQKQRVVIARALVNEPDVIFADEPTGNLDTATGAQVEDILFGLQREHGITLVVVTHDDDLAARCDRRVTIADGLIVNGTDR; this is translated from the coding sequence GTGCTCCGCGCAGACGCGCTGACCAAGGCCTACGGCACCGGCCAATCCCGGTTCGACGCCCTGAAGGGCGTCTCCCTCGACGTCCGCCGCGGCGAATCGCTCGCGATCGTGGGCAAGTCGGGCTCGGGCAAGTCCACCCTCATGCACCTGCTCGCGCTGCTCGACCGACCGTCGACCGGAACCGTCGAGATCGACGGCACCGACGCGGCATCCGCCCCCGAGAAGCAGGTCAACAGGATCCGCAACGAACGGTTCGGCTTCGTCTTCCAGCAGTTCTTCCTCACCGCGCAGCAGACCGTCCTCGAGAACGTGACGCTGCCGCTGCTCGTCGCCGGCGTGCCGCCCCGCGAGCGCACCCGCCGCGGGATGGCCGTGCTCGAGTCCCTGGGCCTCGCCGACAAGGCGAAGAACAAGGCCAACGACCTCTCGGGCGGCCAGAAGCAGCGCGTCGTGATCGCCCGCGCGCTCGTGAACGAGCCCGACGTGATCTTCGCCGACGAACCGACCGGCAACCTCGACACCGCGACGGGCGCACAGGTCGAGGACATCCTCTTCGGCCTCCAGCGCGAGCACGGCATCACGCTCGTCGTCGTCACCCACGACGACGACCTCGCCGCCCGCTGCGACCGCCGGGTCACCATCGCCGACGGCCTGATCGTGAACGGAACCGACCGATGA